From Acidovorax sp. 1608163:
TCCCCCATCACCCCTGAAGAGCGCAAGGCCCTGCAGCACCGCGTGGTGCAGGCCCTTTCTGCTGTGGTTCCACAGCACGCCCTGCTCTGGCACAACGAAGACACCACCCCCTACGAGTGCGATGGCCTGACCGCCTACCGACAGCGCCCTCTGGTGGTGTGCCTGCCCGAAACGTACGAGCAAGTGGCCGCCGTGTTGAAAACCTGCCATGCGCTGCAGGTGCCGGTGGTGGCGCGCGGTGCAGGCACAGGTCTGTCGGGCGGGGCCATGCCCCATGCCACGGGCGTCACGCTGTCGCTGGCCAAGTTCAACCGCATCCTGAGCGTGAACCCCGAAAGCCGCACGGCCGTAGTGCAGTGTGGCGTGCGCAACCTGGCGATCAGCGAGGCCGCCGCGCCCTACGGCTTGTATTACGCGCCCGACCCCAGCAGCCAGATCGCCTGCACCATCGGCGGCAATGTGGCCGAGAACTCCGGTGGCGTGCACTGCCTGAAATACGGCCTGACGGTGCACAACGTGCTCAAGGTGAAGGGCTTCACGGTGGAAGGCGAGCACGTCGAATTTGGCAGCGAAGCGCTGGACACCCCTGGCTACGACCTGCTGGCCGCCGTGATCGGCAGCGAAGGCATGCTGGCCGTGACCACCGAAGTGACGGTCAAGCTCATCCCCAAGCCGCAGCTGGCGCGTTGCATCATGGCCAGCTTTGACGACGTGCGCAAAGCGGGCGACGCCGTCGCCGCCGTGATCGCGGCCGGCATCATCCCCGCCGGGCTGGAGATGATGGACAAGCCCATGACCGCTGCCGTGGAAGACTTTGTGCACGCAGGCTACGACCTCACAGCCGAAGCCATCTTGCTGTGCGAGAGCGACGGCACGCCCGAAGAGGTGGAGGAAGAAGTTGGCCGCATGAGCGAGGTGCTGCGCGCCGCAGGCGCCACGGCCATCTCCGTCAGCCAGGACGAGGCAGAGCGCCTGCGCTTTTGGAGTGGTCGCAAGAATGCCTTCCCCGCCAGCGGCCGCATCAGCCCCGATTACATGTGCATGGACTCGACCATCCCGCGCAAGCGCCTGGCCGACATCCTGCTCGCCATTGCCGAGATGGAAAAGAAATACCAGCTGCGCTGCGCTAACGTGTTCCACGCGGGCGATGGCAACCTGCACCCGCTGATCCTGTTCGACGCAAACGACCCGGACCAGCTGCGCCGCTGCGAGCTGTTTGGCGCCGACATCCTGGAAACCAGCGTAGCCATGGGCGGCACGGTGACAGGCGAGCATGGCGTGGGCATCGAGAAGCTGAGCAGCATGTGCGTGCAGTTCTCTGGCGAGGAAAACGCGCAGATGTTCGGGCTCAAGCATGCGTTCGATCCGGCAGGGTTGCTGAACCCGGGCAAGGTGATTCCGACGCTGCACCGGTGTGCGGAGTACGGGAAGATGCTGGTGCGCGGGGGGCAAATCAAACACCCCGAGCTGCCGCGTTTTTGAAGCCGATGAAACCCTTGCAAGGTTTGGCCTTCCTGCTGCTCATGCAGTCAGCGGGTGAAGCGCTCTCGCATTTTTTGAAGCTGCCAATGCCCGGTCCCGTGGTGGGCATGGTGCTGTTGGTGTTGGCCTTGCGCTGGGGCCCCGTGCAGGCGGCAGTGGCCCCGGCTGCGAGCTTCCTGCTCAGCCACCTGTCGCTGTTGTTCATCCCGGTGGGCGTGGGGGTGATGACACACCTGGCCTTGCTGAGCGAGTACGGCTTGCGGCTGGTGGCGGTGATCGTGCTGTCCACCTGGATCGGCATGGCCGTGACGGCACTGGTGCTGCGCCTGCTGCAACCCAAGGCGATCCATGCCGAACTTCGTTGAACTGTGGGTGTACCTGGCCTCGGCCCCGCTGTTTGGGCTGACGGCAACCCTGTCCGTGTATGTACTGGCCCAGGCACTGTCGGTGCGCGCGGGGTACGCGCCCTGGGCCAACCCTGTGATGTTGTCGGTGGCCGCGCTGGCAACACTCATGCTGGCCACAGGCACCGCCTACCCCACCTACTTTGCGGGTGCGCAGTTCATCCACTTTTTGCTGGGGCCTGCGGTGGTGGCACTGGGCTGGCCCCTGTGGCAGCGCCGTGCAGCGCTGCGCGCGCGCTGGGCTCGCCTGGTGCTGGCATCACTGGCCGGTGGCAGCGCCGCAGCGGCCAGTGCCGTGGGGCTGGGCTGGGCGCTGGGTCTGCCGGGGGATGTGCTGCTGTCGCTGGCGCCCAAATCCGTCACGGCACCGGTCGCAATGGGTGTGGCTGCGCAAATCGGCGGCGTACCCGCGCTGGCGGCAGTGTTTGCCGCACTGACGGGCATGGTGGGTGCGCTGTCGGCCCGCTGGCTGTTTGGGTGGATGCGTTTGCCGAGCGACGCGGAGGGCATGGCTCTGCGGGGGTTTGCGCTGGGCACCGCGTCGCACGGCATTGGTGCGGCGCACGCGCTGCAGGTGCATGCCGAAGCAGGGGCGTATGCGGGGCTGGCGTTAGGGCTGCAGGTGGTGCTGGCGGCGGTGTTGATGCCGTTGGTGTTTCGGTGGTTGTGAGGGTTTTTGCCGCCTACCTTTAAGCCATTTTGGCCGATAGCGCTCGTATTAATTGCGCTAGCAGCTATATTTTTAATAGCATTTTCATGCCCCTGACACCGCCGCCCAAACCTCCCTGGCGTGCGACACCCCGAACAACACCAACCCGATCAACCCGCCGACCACGGTGCCGTTGATGCGGATGTACTGCAGGTCCTTGCCAATGTTCAGCTCGATCAGCTGCGTCATCTCTTCGGTGTCCCAGCGGCGCACCGTGTCTTCAATGTGCTGGGCGATGAAGGCCGACACATCTGGCGCCAGCCCCTCTACCCACCGCTCCAGGCGGTCATTGAACGACTGCCGCAACGCCGCATCGCCCGCCAACGACTCACCGAACCACAATCCCAGCTTGCCCACCTGCCGCGCCAGCACCGAATCGGCATCGGCCAGATCGCGCTGCAGCGCCCCGCGCAGGTCCTGCCACAAGGTCTGCACATAGCCCGCCACCGTGGCATCGGTCTGCAACCAGGTGCGGATCTCTTCGCCCTTGCGTGCCCAGTCGGGGTCGGTCCGCAGGCGCTCGATGAAACGCTGCACCGCCGCATCGAACTGCGCGCGCAGGGCGTGCTGCGGGTTGGTGGCGACATCGGCCATCACGCTCTCCAGCGCGCGGGCCAGCAGGGCCGAGCCCTTGTCGCCCAGCCAATCGCTGGGCAATAACTTTTCGGTGCGCGGGTGGTCCTTCTTTAGCCAGGCCACGATGGTCTGCGCCACCCAGGCACGGGTTGGCTCGTTCTGCAGCAATTCGATGAGTTTCTCCAGCACCTCGTCCAGCAGCGCCTGGTGGCGGCCGTTGTGCGTGAGGGTGTCGAGCACCGCCGCCAGGGCGCGCGACATGTCCACTTGTCCGATCAACGCACGCGCCGCCTTCTGGATGAAGCGCTCCACCTGCGCGTCCTGCACCGTTTCCAACGCGGCCGAGGCCAAACGCGTGGCCTGGTGCCCCAGCAGCGCGGCGTTGCCCGGTGCCGTCAGCCACTGCGCCAGCCGCTCGGCGGGGTCGTGCTGGCGGATCAGTGCCACCAGCGAGGGCACGTCCAAAAATTTGTCGCGCACAAAGGTGGCCAGGTTGCGGCCGATGCGCGCCTGGTTGCGCGCGACGACCGCGGTGTGCGGAATGGGCAGCCCCAGCGGGCGGCGGAACAGCGCCACCACCGCGAACCAGTCGGCCAGCGCGCCCACCATGGCGGCCTCGGCCATGGCTTTGATGCAGTTAAGCAGCAAATCCCGCTCGACCACGCTGGTGGCAATAAAAACGGCGGTCACCAGCCCCAGCAGGCCCAGCGCTTGCCGCTTGGCGCGGCGCAGGGCCAGCGCTGCGGTGTCAGGGGCCAGCGCGGTGGTCATCCGGGTTTGCTGCAGCGCCTCAGGCCGCCACGGCGATCTGGTCCAGCGCCTTGGCAAGGTGGCCCACGGTGCGGTCCACGTTGTGCCACTTCTCCAGGCCAAACAGACCGATGCGAAAGGTCTTGAAGTCCGGGCCTTCGTCGCACTGCAGCGGCACACCCGCAGCGGTCTGCAAGCCCACTTCCATGAACTTCTTGCCGTTCTGGATGCCGGGGTCGGTGGTGTAGCTCACCACCACGCCGGGCGCCTTGAAGCCGTCGGCCGCCACGCTGGGGAAGCCGCGCGATTCAAGCAGCGCGCGCACCTTGGTGCCCAGCTCAATCTGCTCCTCGCGCACCTTGGCAAAGCCGTAGGCGCGCGTCTCGGCCATCACTTCGGACAGGCGCACCAGCGCGTCGGTGGGCATGGTGGTGTGGTACGCGTGCTGGCCCTTTTCGTAGCCCTCGGCGATCTGCATCCACTTTTTGAGGTCGCACGAGAAGCTGCTGCTGGTGGTGCCGTCGATGGCTTGTCGCGCGCGTTCACTCAACATCACCATGGCGCAGCAGGGCGAGCCGCTCCAGCCCTTTTGCGGCGCGCTGATGAGCACATCCACGCCCGTGGCCTGCATGTCCACCCACATGGCGCCGGATGCCACGCAGTCCAGCACGAACAGCGCGCCCACATCGTGGGCCGCAGCCGTCACGGTGCGGATGTAGTCGTCGGACAGGATGATGCCGCTGGCCGTCTCCACATGGGGGGCGAACACCACCTTGGGTTTTTCGGCGCGGATGGTGGCCGCCACCTCCTCAGCCGGGCATGGTGCCCAGGGGGCCTGCGGGCCACTGCCCTGCTGGCGCGCCTTGCACACCACAGAGCCGCCGCCTAGGCCCTTGTCGGCGTCGAAGATCTGCGTCCAGCGGTAGCTGAACCAGCCATTGCGCACGATGAGCACCTTCTCGCGG
This genomic window contains:
- a CDS encoding DUF445 domain-containing protein, giving the protein MTTALAPDTAALALRRAKRQALGLLGLVTAVFIATSVVERDLLLNCIKAMAEAAMVGALADWFAVVALFRRPLGLPIPHTAVVARNQARIGRNLATFVRDKFLDVPSLVALIRQHDPAERLAQWLTAPGNAALLGHQATRLASAALETVQDAQVERFIQKAARALIGQVDMSRALAAVLDTLTHNGRHQALLDEVLEKLIELLQNEPTRAWVAQTIVAWLKKDHPRTEKLLPSDWLGDKGSALLARALESVMADVATNPQHALRAQFDAAVQRFIERLRTDPDWARKGEEIRTWLQTDATVAGYVQTLWQDLRGALQRDLADADSVLARQVGKLGLWFGESLAGDAALRQSFNDRLERWVEGLAPDVSAFIAQHIEDTVRRWDTEEMTQLIELNIGKDLQYIRINGTVVGGLIGLVLFGVSHAREVWAAVSGA
- a CDS encoding aminotransferase class V-fold PLP-dependent enzyme, with amino-acid sequence MPGLLPDIDPDGLLEFSVVYTDRALNHMSKRFTGVVQDILGTLKEVYHAHTAVLVPGSGTFGMEAVARQFANREKVLIVRNGWFSYRWTQIFDADKGLGGGSVVCKARQQGSGPQAPWAPCPAEEVAATIRAEKPKVVFAPHVETASGIILSDDYIRTVTAAAHDVGALFVLDCVASGAMWVDMQATGVDVLISAPQKGWSGSPCCAMVMLSERARQAIDGTTSSSFSCDLKKWMQIAEGYEKGQHAYHTTMPTDALVRLSEVMAETRAYGFAKVREEQIELGTKVRALLESRGFPSVAADGFKAPGVVVSYTTDPGIQNGKKFMEVGLQTAAGVPLQCDEGPDFKTFRIGLFGLEKWHNVDRTVGHLAKALDQIAVAA
- a CDS encoding CidA/LrgA family protein; translated protein: MKPLQGLAFLLLMQSAGEALSHFLKLPMPGPVVGMVLLVLALRWGPVQAAVAPAASFLLSHLSLLFIPVGVGVMTHLALLSEYGLRLVAVIVLSTWIGMAVTALVLRLLQPKAIHAELR
- a CDS encoding FAD-linked oxidase C-terminal domain-containing protein, whose product is MITETSPITPEERKALQHRVVQALSAVVPQHALLWHNEDTTPYECDGLTAYRQRPLVVCLPETYEQVAAVLKTCHALQVPVVARGAGTGLSGGAMPHATGVTLSLAKFNRILSVNPESRTAVVQCGVRNLAISEAAAPYGLYYAPDPSSQIACTIGGNVAENSGGVHCLKYGLTVHNVLKVKGFTVEGEHVEFGSEALDTPGYDLLAAVIGSEGMLAVTTEVTVKLIPKPQLARCIMASFDDVRKAGDAVAAVIAAGIIPAGLEMMDKPMTAAVEDFVHAGYDLTAEAILLCESDGTPEEVEEEVGRMSEVLRAAGATAISVSQDEAERLRFWSGRKNAFPASGRISPDYMCMDSTIPRKRLADILLAIAEMEKKYQLRCANVFHAGDGNLHPLILFDANDPDQLRRCELFGADILETSVAMGGTVTGEHGVGIEKLSSMCVQFSGEENAQMFGLKHAFDPAGLLNPGKVIPTLHRCAEYGKMLVRGGQIKHPELPRF
- a CDS encoding LrgB family protein, translating into MPNFVELWVYLASAPLFGLTATLSVYVLAQALSVRAGYAPWANPVMLSVAALATLMLATGTAYPTYFAGAQFIHFLLGPAVVALGWPLWQRRAALRARWARLVLASLAGGSAAAASAVGLGWALGLPGDVLLSLAPKSVTAPVAMGVAAQIGGVPALAAVFAALTGMVGALSARWLFGWMRLPSDAEGMALRGFALGTASHGIGAAHALQVHAEAGAYAGLALGLQVVLAAVLMPLVFRWL